The following are encoded in a window of Streptomyces sp. Go-475 genomic DNA:
- a CDS encoding LAETG motif-containing sortase-dependent surface protein, with product MAVLSVSRRTASRRTVARSLRVLGVASASAALALGAAGNALACNINEFSAEAKCDGDKGVITVTDVDPAGVPATVTVYLQNNGADAKKVGEQVVKGSREGTTITFAEEWKPNAEYRIHVKATPYVDEDIKPNLVTPATACKKEEEPPASTPPATPTPSASPSKPAEDTGTPAPTPSESESTTPAGNAPAPAAGDSNLAETGANSNTGIIAGIAAALVVVGGGAVFFGMRRRGAKSDS from the coding sequence GTGGCAGTTCTGTCCGTATCCCGCCGTACGGCCTCGCGCCGTACCGTCGCTCGTTCCCTGCGCGTCCTCGGTGTCGCCTCGGCGTCGGCCGCGCTCGCGCTCGGTGCCGCCGGCAACGCGCTCGCCTGCAACATCAACGAGTTCTCCGCCGAGGCGAAGTGCGACGGCGACAAGGGCGTCATCACCGTCACCGACGTGGACCCCGCCGGCGTCCCGGCCACGGTCACCGTGTACCTGCAGAACAACGGCGCCGACGCCAAGAAGGTCGGCGAGCAGGTCGTCAAGGGCTCGCGCGAGGGCACCACCATCACCTTCGCCGAGGAGTGGAAGCCGAACGCGGAGTACCGCATCCACGTCAAGGCCACTCCGTACGTCGACGAGGACATCAAGCCGAACCTCGTCACCCCGGCCACGGCCTGCAAGAAGGAGGAGGAGCCCCCGGCGTCGACTCCGCCGGCCACGCCGACCCCGTCGGCCTCCCCGTCGAAGCCGGCCGAGGACACCGGCACCCCGGCTCCGACGCCGTCGGAGAGCGAGAGCACCACGCCGGCGGGGAACGCGCCCGCCCCGGCGGCCGGTGACTCGAACCTCGCCGAGACCGGTGCCAACTCCAACACCGGCATCATCGCCGGCATCGCGGCGGCCCTGGTCGTCGTCGGTGGCGGTGCGGTGTTCTTCGGCATGCGCCGCCGCGGCGCGAAGAGCGACAGCTGA
- a CDS encoding LOG family protein, translating to MQTMPAHAAHHDDREIETLEEFDATVSARGTLAGYRVQAVDLTDRTRELLGTDTAGAVFLGCAMREDAAAKIRADGALVFPPVPDLPFDPYRGHVYTPDELFASLADGYEATADAQAYAWFQRTKADRDIYASMLRSVHDDSVSDALDELLSGARVVGVMGGHAMARGTQEYAGAARLGRELARAGFTVATGGGPGAMEAANLGAYAAPFGEDMLTESLELLAKAPRFTPSITQWATAAFEIRGRWPQGGRSVGIPTWFYGHEPPNAFASHIAKYFANATREDGLLARSNAGVVFLPGAAGTVQEIFDNATPNYYESRGEPTPMVLVDRAHWTEKLPAWPLLRSLAEGRSMEARIALVDRIEKAPEALKRLGG from the coding sequence GTGCAGACGATGCCCGCCCATGCGGCCCACCACGACGACCGTGAGATCGAGACGCTCGAGGAGTTCGACGCCACCGTCTCGGCACGCGGCACACTCGCCGGCTACCGCGTCCAGGCCGTCGACCTGACGGACCGTACGCGTGAACTGCTCGGCACGGACACCGCGGGCGCGGTCTTCCTCGGCTGCGCGATGCGCGAGGACGCGGCCGCGAAGATCCGCGCCGACGGCGCCCTGGTCTTCCCGCCGGTCCCGGACCTGCCCTTCGACCCGTACCGCGGCCATGTCTACACGCCGGACGAGCTGTTCGCGTCGCTGGCGGACGGCTACGAGGCCACCGCCGACGCCCAGGCGTACGCCTGGTTCCAGCGCACGAAGGCGGACCGGGACATCTACGCCTCCATGCTGCGCTCGGTCCACGACGACTCCGTCTCCGACGCCCTCGACGAACTCCTGTCCGGCGCCCGGGTGGTGGGCGTGATGGGCGGCCACGCGATGGCCCGCGGCACGCAGGAGTACGCCGGTGCCGCCCGGCTCGGACGCGAGCTGGCCCGGGCCGGTTTCACGGTCGCCACCGGAGGCGGCCCGGGCGCGATGGAGGCGGCGAACCTCGGCGCGTACGCCGCCCCGTTCGGCGAGGACATGCTCACCGAGTCCCTCGAACTGCTCGCCAAGGCACCGCGGTTCACCCCGTCGATCACCCAGTGGGCGACGGCCGCCTTCGAGATACGCGGCCGCTGGCCGCAGGGCGGCCGTTCCGTCGGCATCCCGACCTGGTTCTACGGCCACGAGCCGCCGAACGCCTTCGCGTCCCACATCGCCAAGTACTTCGCCAACGCCACCCGCGAGGACGGCCTGCTGGCCCGGTCGAACGCGGGTGTGGTGTTCCTGCCGGGCGCCGCCGGGACCGTACAGGAGATCTTCGACAACGCGACGCCCAACTACTACGAGTCGCGCGGCGAGCCGACGCCCATGGTGCTCGTGGACCGGGCGCACTGGACGGAGAAGCTGCCGGCGTGGCCGCTGCTGCGGTCGCTGGCCGAGGGGCGGTCGATGGAGGCGCGGATCGCGCTGGTCGACCGGATCGAGAAGGCACCCGAGGCGTTGAAACGTCTCGGCGGTTAA
- a CDS encoding VOC family protein — MYQQMIFVNLCVNDLDASKKFFTELGYSINEQFSDDTAASVVISDTIVVMVLTKEKYAQFTKKEIADPKRTSEVLIALSAESREKVDELVEKAVAAGGSVSGETQDHGFMYGRSFDDPDGHTFEVVWMDPSAIEG, encoded by the coding sequence ATGTACCAGCAGATGATCTTCGTGAACCTGTGCGTCAACGACCTCGACGCCTCCAAGAAGTTCTTCACGGAGCTCGGCTACTCGATCAACGAGCAGTTCAGCGACGACACGGCCGCCTCGGTCGTGATCAGCGACACCATCGTCGTGATGGTGCTCACGAAGGAGAAGTACGCCCAGTTCACCAAGAAGGAGATCGCGGACCCGAAGCGGACCAGCGAGGTGCTGATCGCGCTGAGCGCCGAGAGCCGCGAGAAGGTCGACGAACTGGTCGAGAAGGCGGTCGCTGCGGGCGGCTCCGTCAGCGGCGAGACCCAGGACCACGGCTTCATGTACGGCCGCTCCTTCGACGACCCGGACGGCCACACCTTCGAGGTCGTGTGGATGGACCCGTCGGCCATCGAAGGCTGA
- a CDS encoding ATP-binding cassette domain-containing protein, translating to MEAQPDDDVLWARALHFQHDDGSPALCGVSLGVREGEILAVSGPRGSGKTTLLRCLSGLVPVRRGEVWFNSVPVHTMGPLTRERLRRDRFGWIDPAPSLVPELNAWENTALPLMLRGTSRRRAKTAALEWLERLDIGDGARKRPHQLVQAERQRVCIARALAPAPSVLFADEPTAPLHRADRAHVLRTLTTAARSHGITVVLATHDPDTATLADRTVSLLDGRRVQTVHLPPVAETAEPEGRAACSLSV from the coding sequence ATGGAGGCCCAGCCTGACGACGACGTGCTCTGGGCACGCGCCCTGCACTTCCAGCACGACGACGGCTCCCCCGCGCTCTGCGGAGTCTCGCTCGGCGTCCGGGAGGGCGAGATCCTCGCCGTCAGCGGCCCGCGCGGCAGCGGCAAGACGACCCTGCTGCGGTGCCTGTCCGGCCTGGTGCCCGTCCGGCGCGGAGAGGTCTGGTTCAACAGCGTGCCCGTGCACACCATGGGCCCGCTCACCCGGGAGCGGCTGCGCCGCGACCGCTTCGGCTGGATCGACCCGGCCCCGTCCCTGGTGCCGGAGCTCAACGCCTGGGAGAACACCGCCCTGCCGCTGATGCTGCGCGGCACCAGCCGGCGCCGCGCGAAGACCGCCGCCCTGGAGTGGCTGGAGCGCCTCGACATCGGCGACGGTGCCCGCAAGCGCCCGCACCAGCTGGTCCAGGCCGAGCGCCAGCGGGTCTGCATCGCCCGCGCCCTCGCCCCCGCCCCCTCGGTGCTGTTCGCGGACGAGCCCACGGCCCCGCTGCACCGCGCCGACCGCGCCCACGTCCTGCGCACCCTCACCACGGCGGCCCGCTCCCACGGCATCACCGTCGTCCTGGCCACCCACGACCCCGACACCGCGACGCTCGCCGACCGCACGGTGTCGCTGCTCGACGGGCGCCGCGTGCAGACGGTGCACCTGCCGCCGGTCGCCGAGACCGCCGAGCCGGAAGGCCGGGCCGCGTGCTCGCTCTCCGTCTGA
- a CDS encoding aspartate aminotransferase family protein has translation MAVSKDLSQSAYDHLWMHFTRMSSYEKAPVPTIVRGEGTYIYDDQGKRYLDGLAGLFVVQAGHGRVELAETAFKQAQELAFFPVWSYAHPKAVELAERLAHHAPGDLNKVFFTTGGGEAVETAWKLAKQYFKLVGKPTKHKVISRAVAYHGTPQGALSITGLPGLKAPFEPLVPGAHKVPNTNIYRAPLFGDDPEAFGRWAADQIEQQILFEGPDTVAAVFLEPVQNAGGCFPPPPGYFQRVREICDRHDVLLVSDEVICAFGRLGTYFACDKFDYVPDMITCAKGMTSGYSPIGACIISDRLAEPFYKGDNTFLHGYTFGGHPVSAAVGLANLDLFERENLNQHVLDNEGAFRATLEKLHDLPIVGDVRGNGFFYGIELVKDKATKESFDADETERVLYGFLSKKLYENGLYCRADDRGDPVVQLAPPLISDQSTFDEIEQILRATLSEAWTKL, from the coding sequence ATAGCCGTGAGCAAGGACCTCTCCCAGTCCGCGTACGACCACCTGTGGATGCACTTCACGCGCATGTCGTCGTACGAGAAGGCCCCCGTCCCCACCATCGTCCGGGGCGAGGGCACGTACATCTACGACGACCAGGGCAAGCGCTACCTGGACGGCCTCGCCGGCCTGTTCGTGGTGCAGGCCGGGCACGGCCGCGTCGAGCTGGCCGAGACCGCCTTCAAGCAGGCGCAGGAGCTGGCGTTCTTCCCCGTGTGGTCGTACGCCCACCCCAAGGCCGTGGAGCTGGCCGAGCGCCTGGCCCACCACGCGCCGGGCGATCTGAACAAGGTCTTCTTCACCACCGGTGGCGGCGAGGCGGTCGAGACCGCCTGGAAGCTCGCCAAGCAGTACTTCAAGCTGGTCGGCAAGCCCACCAAGCACAAGGTCATATCCCGCGCGGTCGCCTACCACGGCACCCCGCAGGGCGCCCTGTCCATCACCGGCCTGCCGGGGCTGAAGGCACCCTTCGAGCCGCTGGTGCCGGGCGCGCACAAGGTCCCGAACACCAACATCTACCGCGCCCCGCTCTTCGGCGACGACCCGGAGGCCTTCGGCCGCTGGGCCGCCGACCAGATCGAGCAGCAGATCCTCTTCGAGGGCCCGGACACGGTCGCCGCGGTCTTCCTGGAGCCCGTGCAGAACGCGGGCGGCTGCTTCCCGCCCCCGCCCGGCTACTTCCAGCGGGTGCGCGAGATCTGCGACCGGCACGACGTGCTGCTCGTCTCCGACGAGGTCATCTGCGCCTTCGGCCGCCTGGGCACGTACTTCGCCTGCGACAAGTTCGACTACGTGCCGGACATGATCACCTGCGCCAAGGGCATGACCTCGGGCTACTCCCCGATCGGCGCGTGCATCATCTCCGACCGTCTGGCCGAGCCGTTCTACAAGGGCGACAACACCTTCCTGCACGGCTACACCTTCGGCGGCCACCCGGTCTCCGCCGCCGTCGGCCTGGCCAACCTCGACCTGTTCGAGCGCGAGAACCTCAACCAGCACGTCCTGGACAACGAGGGCGCGTTCCGCGCCACCCTGGAGAAGCTCCACGACCTGCCGATCGTCGGCGACGTCCGCGGCAACGGCTTCTTCTACGGCATCGAACTCGTCAAGGACAAGGCCACCAAGGAGTCCTTCGACGCCGACGAGACCGAGCGCGTCCTGTACGGCTTCCTCTCCAAGAAGCTGTACGAGAACGGCCTGTACTGCCGGGCCGACGACCGCGGCGACCCGGTCGTGCAGCTCGCCCCGCCGCTGATCTCGGACCAGTCGACGTTCGACGAGATCGAGCAGATCCTGCGGGCCACGCTGTCGGAGGCGTGGACGAAGCTCTGA
- a CDS encoding Lrp/AsnC family transcriptional regulator yields the protein MHSDLVASRSADQKGSREHREPSRESRNGSSPQLDAVSLAIIEQLQEDGRRPYAAIGKAVGLSEAAVRQRVQKLLDQGVMQIVAVTDPLTVGFRRQAMVGVNVEGDVESVADALTAMSECEYVVMTAGSFDLMVEIVCEDDDHLLDVINKRIRAVPGVRSTESFVYLKLKKQTYMWGTR from the coding sequence GTGCACAGTGACCTCGTGGCCAGTCGAAGCGCAGACCAGAAGGGCTCGCGGGAGCACCGCGAGCCCTCCCGAGAGTCCAGGAACGGCAGCTCGCCCCAGCTGGACGCCGTCTCCCTCGCCATCATCGAGCAGCTCCAAGAGGACGGCCGCCGGCCGTACGCCGCCATCGGCAAGGCCGTGGGCCTGTCCGAGGCGGCCGTGCGCCAGCGCGTCCAGAAGCTGCTCGACCAGGGCGTGATGCAGATCGTCGCCGTCACGGACCCGCTCACCGTGGGCTTCCGCAGACAGGCGATGGTCGGCGTGAACGTCGAGGGCGACGTGGAGTCGGTCGCCGACGCGCTGACGGCCATGTCCGAGTGCGAGTACGTGGTGATGACCGCGGGCTCCTTCGACCTGATGGTGGAGATCGTCTGCGAGGACGACGACCACCTCCTGGACGTCATCAACAAACGCATCCGGGCCGTCCCAGGAGTGCGCTCCACCGAGAGCTTCGTCTACCTGAAGCTCAAGAAGCAGACCTACATGTGGGGAACCCGATAA
- a CDS encoding gamma-aminobutyraldehyde dehydrogenase — MSTELRRLRNYIGGEFRDAADGRTTEVVNPATGEAYATAPLSGQADVDAAMAAAAEAFPGWRDTTPAERQKALLKIADAFEERAEELIAAEVENTGKPVGLTRSEEIPPMVDQIRFFAGAARMLEGRSAGEYMEGLTSIVRREPVGVCAQVAPWNYPMMMAVWKFAPAIAAGNTVVLKPSDTTPASTVLIAEILGGILPKGVFNVICGDRETGRMMVEHEIPAMASITGSVRAGIQVAESASKDVKRVHLELGGKAPVVVFEDTDIAKAVEDISVAGYFNAGQDCTAATRVLVHESIHDEFVSALSKAAAETKTGQPDDEDVLYGPLNNPNQLKQVEGFIGRLPAHARVETGGKRVGDKGYFYAPTVVSGLKQDDEIIQKEVFGPVITVQSFTDEDQAVEWANGVEYALASSVWTKDHGRAMRMSKKLDFGCVWINTHIPLVAEMPHGGFKKSGYGKDLSAYGFDDYTRIKHVMTSLDA; from the coding sequence GTGAGCACCGAGCTGCGTCGTCTGCGCAACTACATCGGCGGTGAGTTCCGGGACGCCGCCGACGGACGGACCACCGAGGTGGTCAATCCCGCGACGGGCGAGGCGTACGCGACCGCTCCGCTGTCCGGGCAGGCGGACGTGGACGCCGCGATGGCGGCGGCCGCCGAGGCCTTCCCCGGCTGGCGCGACACCACGCCCGCCGAGCGTCAGAAGGCCCTGCTGAAGATCGCGGACGCCTTCGAGGAGCGCGCCGAGGAGCTGATCGCGGCCGAGGTGGAGAACACGGGCAAGCCGGTCGGGCTGACCCGCTCCGAGGAGATCCCGCCGATGGTCGACCAGATCCGCTTCTTCGCGGGTGCGGCGCGGATGCTGGAGGGCCGCTCGGCCGGTGAGTACATGGAGGGCCTGACCTCCATCGTCCGCCGGGAGCCGGTCGGCGTCTGCGCGCAGGTCGCGCCGTGGAACTACCCGATGATGATGGCCGTGTGGAAGTTCGCCCCGGCGATCGCGGCGGGCAACACGGTCGTGCTGAAGCCGTCCGACACCACCCCGGCCTCCACGGTCCTGATCGCGGAGATCCTCGGCGGGATCCTGCCGAAGGGCGTCTTCAACGTCATCTGCGGCGACCGTGAGACCGGTCGCATGATGGTCGAGCACGAGATCCCGGCGATGGCCTCCATCACCGGCTCGGTGCGGGCGGGCATCCAGGTCGCCGAGTCCGCCTCCAAGGACGTCAAGCGCGTCCACCTGGAGCTGGGCGGCAAGGCCCCGGTCGTGGTCTTCGAGGACACCGACATCGCCAAGGCCGTCGAGGACATCTCCGTCGCGGGCTACTTCAACGCCGGCCAGGACTGCACGGCCGCCACGCGCGTGCTCGTGCACGAGTCCATCCACGACGAGTTCGTCTCCGCCCTGTCGAAGGCCGCCGCCGAGACGAAGACCGGGCAGCCGGACGACGAGGACGTGCTGTACGGGCCGCTCAACAACCCCAACCAGCTCAAGCAGGTCGAGGGCTTCATCGGCCGGCTGCCCGCGCACGCGCGCGTGGAGACCGGCGGCAAGCGGGTCGGCGACAAGGGCTACTTCTACGCGCCGACCGTCGTCTCGGGCCTGAAGCAGGACGACGAGATCATCCAGAAGGAGGTCTTCGGCCCGGTCATCACCGTGCAGTCCTTCACCGACGAGGACCAGGCCGTGGAGTGGGCCAACGGCGTGGAGTACGCGCTCGCCTCCTCGGTGTGGACCAAGGACCACGGCCGCGCCATGCGGATGTCCAAGAAGCTCGACTTCGGCTGCGTGTGGATCAACACGCACATCCCGCTGGTCGCGGAGATGCCCCACGGCGGCTTCAAGAAGTCCGGCTACGGCAAGGACCTGTCGGCGTACGGCTTCGACGACTACACGCGCATCAAGCACGTGATGACGTCGCTGGACGCGTAG
- a CDS encoding sigma-70 family RNA polymerase sigma factor, whose product MDSQHWRAVITAAQSGDRQALDELVAGWLPLVYNIVGRALNGHADVDDVVQETMLRAVGNLGSLRDPDSFRSWLVAIAMRQIRDRARRRTADRLQEAPAADFAELTVLRLQLEGQRREVAEAVRWLDDEDRQLLSLWWLEVAGELTRRELADAVGITRQHAAVRVQRMKERLETSRGIVRALDGACPDLRELTGRWDGRPDSVWRKRLARHIRGCGYCGDTRESVVPAERLLVGIALVPLPAGFTLSLAFGGKTAAAATSAGWSAKLLGALTKPAVAMTAGATIVAGGAYVVTQPPDAPPPRAAVTPTATATTPGPPSPSAPPSAEPSPSPSTKADLYGTVVDAVDRAPAPDARPAALPRRPESGLTSTGGPKAVMQHRGDSVTFTGQGYVLVRWQISPKSRPGALVMPSWTGLKGKLFHVASGGWRRMDDPLPGAPNGYATGMGGPDIGWAVLPPGTQQMWQNEYFYLDGTVTLTQNERGCDYGLAVFPSSWEAVDKDINEGPDQGAIRYGLVRDTGTDSAPVPQYVTRATPADPATVPQRSRV is encoded by the coding sequence GTGGACAGTCAGCACTGGCGCGCCGTCATCACGGCGGCGCAGTCCGGCGACCGGCAGGCGCTGGACGAGCTGGTCGCGGGCTGGCTGCCGCTGGTCTACAACATCGTGGGCCGGGCCCTGAACGGCCACGCCGACGTCGACGACGTCGTCCAGGAGACCATGCTGCGCGCGGTCGGCAACCTCGGCTCGCTGCGCGACCCGGACAGCTTCCGGTCCTGGCTGGTGGCGATCGCCATGCGGCAGATCCGGGACCGGGCCCGGCGCCGGACGGCGGATCGGCTTCAGGAGGCACCGGCCGCCGACTTCGCCGAACTGACCGTGCTGCGGCTCCAGCTGGAGGGGCAGCGGCGCGAGGTCGCCGAGGCGGTGCGGTGGCTGGACGACGAGGACCGGCAGCTGCTGTCGCTGTGGTGGCTGGAGGTCGCCGGCGAACTGACCCGGCGCGAGCTGGCGGACGCCGTCGGCATCACCCGGCAGCACGCCGCCGTGCGCGTCCAGCGGATGAAGGAGCGCCTGGAGACCTCCCGCGGCATCGTCCGCGCCCTGGACGGCGCCTGCCCCGACCTGCGCGAGCTGACCGGCCGCTGGGACGGCAGGCCCGACTCGGTGTGGCGCAAGCGGCTCGCCCGGCACATCCGCGGCTGCGGCTACTGCGGCGACACCCGCGAGTCCGTCGTACCGGCGGAACGCCTCCTCGTCGGCATCGCCCTGGTCCCGCTGCCGGCCGGGTTCACACTGTCGCTCGCCTTCGGCGGGAAGACGGCCGCGGCCGCCACGTCCGCCGGCTGGTCCGCCAAGCTGCTGGGCGCGCTCACCAAGCCGGCCGTCGCGATGACGGCGGGCGCGACGATCGTCGCGGGCGGCGCCTACGTCGTCACCCAGCCGCCGGACGCCCCGCCGCCCCGGGCCGCGGTCACCCCCACGGCGACGGCCACCACCCCCGGACCGCCATCGCCCTCCGCGCCGCCCAGCGCCGAGCCCTCGCCGTCGCCGTCCACGAAGGCCGACCTCTACGGCACGGTCGTCGACGCCGTCGACCGCGCCCCCGCCCCGGACGCCCGGCCCGCCGCGCTGCCGCGCCGCCCCGAGTCCGGCCTCACCAGCACCGGCGGACCGAAGGCGGTCATGCAGCACCGCGGCGACAGCGTGACGTTCACCGGGCAGGGCTATGTCCTGGTCCGCTGGCAGATCTCGCCGAAGTCCCGGCCGGGCGCGCTGGTCATGCCCAGCTGGACCGGCCTGAAGGGCAAGCTGTTCCACGTGGCGTCCGGCGGCTGGCGCCGGATGGACGATCCGCTGCCCGGCGCCCCGAACGGCTACGCCACCGGCATGGGCGGCCCGGACATCGGCTGGGCCGTCCTGCCGCCCGGCACCCAGCAGATGTGGCAGAACGAGTACTTCTACCTCGACGGCACCGTCACCCTCACCCAGAACGAACGGGGCTGCGACTACGGCCTCGCCGTCTTCCCGTCGAGCTGGGAGGCCGTGGACAAGGACATCAACGAAGGTCCCGACCAGGGCGCGATCCGCTACGGCCTCGTCCGCGACACCGGCACGGACAGCGCGCCGGTGCCGCAGTACGTCACGCGCGCGACCCCGGCCGATCCGGCGACGGTGCCGCAGCGCTCGCGCGTGTAG
- a CDS encoding glycerophosphodiester phosphodiesterase: MTSSAQRPGQARRPARAVTAVAHRGDPYRVRENTVASLRSALGRGADAVEIDVRLTRDGVPVLLHDATLKRLWEHERPVLALSYDEVRGLTGGGVPTLTEALAATDGHRVMIDLPGSPDVRAVRRVMDAVGEASAADRVYYCAGADAMLAVRAADPDAEIALTWTTLAPPRPVLLEAIRPRWLNYRFSLVDRPLADRVHADGYLLSVWTPDTRRSMRRLLAAGVDSITTNRVDVLCATRASAAAPSPDRPGSRA, encoded by the coding sequence GTGACGTCCTCCGCACAGCGCCCCGGACAGGCACGGCGTCCCGCGCGGGCCGTGACCGCCGTGGCCCACCGGGGCGACCCCTACCGCGTCCGGGAGAACACCGTGGCCTCGCTCAGGTCCGCGCTCGGCCGGGGCGCGGACGCGGTGGAGATCGACGTACGGCTCACCCGGGACGGCGTGCCGGTGCTGCTGCACGACGCGACGCTCAAGCGGCTCTGGGAGCACGAGCGGCCGGTGCTCGCGCTCTCCTACGACGAGGTGCGCGGGCTGACCGGCGGCGGGGTGCCGACCCTGACGGAGGCGCTGGCCGCGACCGACGGGCACCGGGTGATGATCGACCTGCCCGGCTCGCCCGACGTGCGGGCGGTGCGCCGGGTCATGGACGCCGTCGGGGAGGCCTCGGCGGCGGACCGCGTCTACTACTGCGCGGGCGCCGACGCCATGCTCGCCGTGCGCGCGGCGGACCCGGACGCCGAGATCGCCCTCACCTGGACGACGCTGGCGCCGCCGCGGCCCGTGCTGCTGGAGGCGATCCGCCCGCGCTGGCTGAACTACCGCTTCTCCCTGGTGGACCGGCCGCTCGCCGACCGGGTCCACGCCGACGGCTACCTGCTGTCGGTCTGGACCCCCGACACGCGCCGCTCCATGCGGCGTCTGCTGGCCGCGGGGGTGGACTCGATCACGACCAACCGCGTCGACGTGCTGTGCGCTACACGCGCGAGCGCTGCGGCACCGTCGCCGGATCGGCCGGGGTCGCGCGCGTGA
- a CDS encoding DUF4190 domain-containing protein, which translates to MTDPTQPGAGGGHDPWAPPENKPSLDKDQPPTQGPPSSVHDQATVTSMPSAGFTPPTGTPQFDGTGAGAVPPPPVAPGGYGYPGYPQGGTGYQAGAGYGWPGMQPAPQNGMGIAAMVLGIISCTLFCLYGVVSLVTGILAVVFGIKGRKRAEAGVATNHGQAQAGLIMGIIGIILGITVIVLIAVGITAAINSDDSYDSDPYGAHAPIATAPYHR; encoded by the coding sequence ATGACGGACCCGACGCAGCCCGGCGCAGGCGGCGGCCACGACCCGTGGGCGCCCCCGGAGAACAAGCCGTCGCTCGACAAGGACCAGCCGCCCACCCAAGGGCCGCCGTCCTCCGTGCACGACCAGGCCACGGTCACCTCGATGCCGAGCGCGGGCTTCACCCCGCCCACCGGCACGCCCCAGTTCGACGGCACGGGCGCCGGGGCGGTCCCACCCCCGCCGGTCGCCCCCGGCGGCTACGGCTACCCCGGCTACCCCCAGGGCGGGACCGGCTACCAGGCCGGGGCCGGCTACGGCTGGCCCGGTATGCAGCCGGCCCCGCAGAACGGCATGGGCATAGCGGCGATGGTGCTCGGCATCATCTCCTGCACGCTGTTCTGCCTCTACGGCGTGGTCTCCCTGGTCACCGGCATCCTCGCCGTCGTCTTCGGCATCAAGGGCCGCAAGCGCGCCGAGGCCGGGGTGGCCACGAACCACGGCCAGGCCCAGGCGGGTCTGATCATGGGCATCATCGGGATCATCCTCGGCATCACCGTGATCGTCCTGATCGCGGTCGGCATCACGGCCGCCATCAACAGCGACGACTCGTACGACAGCGACCCCTACGGCGCCCACGCCCCGATCGCCACCGCCCCGTACCACCGCTGA
- a CDS encoding DUF4190 domain-containing protein: MSNTSPAPGGFGPPSQPPQQPAPGYGYPQQSGPGYGYPQGGPGYPAAPPAGYPQAPGYGMPPQPSNGMGTTGLVLGIIGVVCSVTFLLWFFGVVLGILAIIFGAIGRGKATNKGAATAGLVCGIIATVILPLLGFLLFASIMGGLGAAA; encoded by the coding sequence ATGTCCAACACCAGTCCCGCGCCCGGTGGGTTCGGGCCGCCGTCCCAGCCCCCGCAGCAGCCGGCTCCCGGCTACGGCTACCCGCAGCAGTCCGGCCCGGGCTACGGCTACCCCCAGGGCGGCCCGGGCTACCCGGCCGCGCCGCCCGCGGGCTACCCCCAGGCCCCCGGCTACGGGATGCCTCCGCAGCCGAGCAACGGCATGGGAACCACGGGGCTGGTGCTGGGCATCATCGGCGTGGTGTGCAGCGTGACCTTCCTGCTGTGGTTCTTCGGCGTGGTCCTGGGCATCCTGGCGATCATCTTCGGCGCCATCGGCCGCGGCAAGGCCACCAACAAGGGCGCGGCGACCGCCGGCCTGGTCTGCGGCATCATCGCCACCGTGATCCTGCCGCTGCTGGGCTTCCTGCTGTTCGCCAGCATCATGGGTGGGCTCGGCGCGGCTGCCTGA
- a CDS encoding NADAR family protein, with product MEKITGAVGSREALIRAVRAGAKVEYLHFWGHRPRPDGRIGPSCLSQWWPSPFTVDGVEYATAEHWMMAGKARLFEDAAAERAVLAAGPPAAAKKAGRLVRGFDEAIWARERFRIVVEGSLHKFGAHPDLREFLLNTGDRVLVEASPVDRVWGIGLAAGDEAARDPERWRGPNLLGFALMEARERLRRT from the coding sequence ATGGAGAAGATCACGGGGGCGGTCGGTTCGCGGGAGGCCCTGATCAGGGCGGTCCGCGCCGGCGCCAAGGTCGAGTATCTGCACTTCTGGGGGCACCGGCCGCGGCCCGACGGCCGGATCGGGCCGAGCTGTCTGAGCCAGTGGTGGCCGTCGCCGTTCACGGTGGACGGCGTGGAGTACGCGACGGCCGAGCACTGGATGATGGCCGGCAAGGCCCGGCTCTTCGAGGACGCGGCGGCCGAGCGTGCCGTGCTGGCGGCCGGGCCTCCCGCCGCGGCGAAGAAGGCCGGGCGGCTGGTACGCGGGTTCGACGAGGCGATATGGGCGCGGGAGCGGTTCCGGATCGTCGTGGAGGGTTCCCTCCACAAGTTCGGCGCCCATCCGGACCTGCGGGAGTTCCTGCTGAACACCGGCGACCGCGTGCTGGTCGAGGCGAGCCCCGTGGACCGCGTGTGGGGCATCGGGCTGGCCGCGGGCGACGAGGCGGCCAGGGACCCGGAGCGGTGGCGGGGGCCGAACCTGCTGGGGTTCGCGCTGATGGAGGCGCGGGAGCGGCTGCGCAGGACGTGA